In Paenibacillus protaetiae, the genomic stretch TGCCTGCCGGCTTGGATGAAACTTTAATACCGCCTTTAGCATCTTTGACTTCTGTCCAAATCCGGGTATATAGCGGCATGCTTAAAATCAGTTTGTCCGGCGGCACTTCATCTTCTTGAATAATCCGCGCTAATGATTGCTCCGTCCAGCTCAGCGATGCAACTGATCCTGAAGTTGGACTGGATGCCCAATGTTCATCGTAGGCCATCACCATCATATAATCCACCGCTTTGCCGAGCGCCTTCCGGTCAAGGAACAGCGACCACATTTCGCTGGTTGATTTCGGCGTAACATCAATAGAAACGACAAGGCCTTGCTCATGAAGCAGCGGGGTTAGCTCTTTTACAAACTGAACCAGATTGGCTTTATCCGCAGTAGCGACGTTCTCAAAATCAATGTTGATCCCTTGTAAATCATACAGCTGAGCGAACGCAATGAGCTGCTGGATCATTGAAAATCGGGTATCGGCATTCGCCAGCGCTGCAGTGGTCCTGGCCGGTTCAAAGCCGTTGCTGAACAAAGCCCACACCTGCATCCCTTGACTGTGCGCCCAGCGCACATACGCCGGATCAGCTTTGCCTTTGATCGTTCCTTTGCCGTCCTGAAGCTCAAACCAGGTTGGGCTGACAACATTCACGCCTTCCAGCTTGCCGATTTTGTTCGGGTCAGGTTTTACGTCGTAAACGGCTTCCCAAGTCAAATTAATCGGTTTGCCGGCTGTTTTCCAAGCAACAAACGGTTTATCTTTCTGAGGAGCGGCAACCTGCTCGATCCGGGTCAATACCGCGTCCGGCTTGGCCATATATCCGGGATGCCCGTCGGGGCCTTGTACGTAAAGCCAGCCTTGTTTTTCACCCCATATCCGGACTGTTTCGCCTTGCGGAACCTTCTCCACCATCGGCTTGCGGATACTCGGACCGGTCCGGATAGCCGATCCTTTGGTTTTGCCCGCTTCGGCAAGCTGAACGCTTTGCCCCGCAAGCAGCAGCGTTACAACCCCTGTATGCTCGGCATATTCGGCTTTGACGCCATATAGCTCTTGCACAGGAGTAATCGGCACATAAACTATTCCGTCTTTTTTCTCAGCGGCAACCGTCAGCTTGTACGGCTTCTGATTAATCGTTGCAGTCAGCGACTCTGTCCGCAAATGAAGCACCTTGCTCGCTGTCGTCATCACGATGGAACCGGTAGCTTCTTCATAGTAGATAGGCTTGTCCGGCCCCAGCACGGTATTCAGCACATCAATCGGGAGCAGAATCTCCTCATTCTCCAGCAGCGCGCCTTCCGAAGCGGTTTCCCCTTGAACCATAATGGGATGCTGAAAACCATATTGAGGAAAAATTAGCTGCCCATTCGGAATAAACTTCAAATATCCAAACCAGCAAACAGCAAGCAGCATGCCGACCATAAAGAAAAAAGCAAAATACCTCCCGGTTCGTCTGCGCCTTCGGCGTGGCGGCATCCGGGTGTACATCGTCTCCAATCCTTCACTCTCCCGTATGTTTACTTGTTCGATCAAATTCTGCTTGCGCAACGCCCATAATGAAAAACGCGCAGACTAGCGATGATGACTTGATCGCTTTCCTGCGCGTTTACTTCAGGTTACCGCCATATCCTTAATGCTGGTGTACACCGCTGCAGGATTTGCACAAACCGTATATTTCCATGCGATGCCCTTGTACAACAAAACCGGTTTCGGCTGACGCCGCATACTCCACTTCAACAAGCGGCGGATAATCAAAATCAACAATGGACCCGCATTTTTTGCAGATCGCGTGATAGTGATTCGTTAAATCAGCATCAAACCGGCTGGAATCATCTCCAAACGTCAATTCTCTAACTAGTCCCGCATCTACAAATAACCTCAGGTTATTATAAATAGTTGCCACGCTCATACTCGGAAAATTAGGCGACAGTGCTTTATATATTTCATCTGCTGTCGGATGTGTCATCGAGTCCATCAAATAGCTTAAGATGGCGTGACGTTGCGGGGTCATTCGGACGCCACTCATTTTCAATTGCTCCAATGCTTCGTTAACGTTGGCTCCCATTCCCCTCACGCCTTTCCAAATATTATTTAAGAATTGTTCTAATTTAGTTCTCATTTACTATTGTACGTGTTTTCAAAAGAATTTGTCAATGAAAGCGCCTCACTT encodes the following:
- a CDS encoding glycosyl hydrolase family 18 protein; this encodes MYTRMPPRRRRRRTGRYFAFFFMVGMLLAVCWFGYLKFIPNGQLIFPQYGFQHPIMVQGETASEGALLENEEILLPIDVLNTVLGPDKPIYYEEATGSIVMTTASKVLHLRTESLTATINQKPYKLTVAAEKKDGIVYVPITPVQELYGVKAEYAEHTGVVTLLLAGQSVQLAEAGKTKGSAIRTGPSIRKPMVEKVPQGETVRIWGEKQGWLYVQGPDGHPGYMAKPDAVLTRIEQVAAPQKDKPFVAWKTAGKPINLTWEAVYDVKPDPNKIGKLEGVNVVSPTWFELQDGKGTIKGKADPAYVRWAHSQGMQVWALFSNGFEPARTTAALANADTRFSMIQQLIAFAQLYDLQGINIDFENVATADKANLVQFVKELTPLLHEQGLVVSIDVTPKSTSEMWSLFLDRKALGKAVDYMMVMAYDEHWASSPTSGSVASLSWTEQSLARIIQEDEVPPDKLILSMPLYTRIWTEVKDAKGGIKVSSKPAGMDKVKNIIADKKLKPVFNEETGQNYVEYTENGSLNRIWIEDDTSIKARIAIAHKYGIAGVATWQRNFQTQSIWNTINQALHNP
- a CDS encoding Fur family transcriptional regulator, coding for MGANVNEALEQLKMSGVRMTPQRHAILSYLMDSMTHPTADEIYKALSPNFPSMSVATIYNNLRLFVDAGLVRELTFGDDSSRFDADLTNHYHAICKKCGSIVDFDYPPLVEVEYAASAETGFVVQGHRMEIYGLCKSCSGVHQH